A portion of the Mycobacterium paraseoulense genome contains these proteins:
- a CDS encoding nuclear transport factor 2 family protein — MTAASKEIVADAADRLFTAIEKGDVAAVDRMWSEDITVWRAGARRDSSAPDGKARALRVIDWFIGATTERHYEILDRQFFEGGFVQQHVLHATGHAGQSISMRVCIVIRVGPNGRLDRIDEYFDPAEIAPLMG; from the coding sequence ATGACCGCTGCGAGTAAGGAAATCGTGGCCGACGCGGCCGACCGCCTGTTCACCGCGATCGAAAAGGGCGACGTCGCCGCGGTTGACCGCATGTGGAGCGAGGACATCACGGTCTGGCGGGCCGGCGCGCGGCGCGATTCTTCGGCGCCGGACGGCAAGGCCCGGGCGCTGCGGGTCATCGACTGGTTCATCGGCGCGACCACCGAACGCCACTACGAAATCCTGGACCGGCAATTCTTCGAGGGCGGCTTCGTCCAGCAGCACGTGCTGCACGCCACCGGCCATGCGGGCCAATCGATCTCGATGCGCGTCTGCATCGTGATCAGGGTGGGCCCCAACGGCCGGCTCGACCGGATCGACGAGTACTTCGACCCCGCCGAGATCGCGCCACTGATGGGATAG
- a CDS encoding DUF6285 domain-containing protein encodes MIGPYGRPLAAELVAAVAEFLETDVRAATSGQVNFHARVAANALRIVERELLDESESESRAALTDLGFADEEELAAAIRAGELDGRAREVTACLRTLVRRRVAAAHPGYDSADGDDSE; translated from the coding sequence ATGATCGGGCCGTACGGCCGTCCCCTCGCGGCCGAGCTGGTGGCCGCGGTGGCCGAATTCCTGGAGACCGACGTGCGGGCGGCGACCAGCGGGCAGGTCAACTTCCACGCGAGGGTGGCCGCCAACGCGTTGCGCATCGTCGAGCGCGAACTGCTCGACGAGAGCGAGTCCGAGTCCCGCGCCGCGCTGACCGACCTGGGGTTCGCCGACGAGGAAGAGCTGGCCGCCGCGATCCGGGCGGGCGAGCTGGACGGACGGGCCCGGGAGGTCACCGCCTGCCTGCGCACCCTGGTGCGGCGCCGGGTGGCGGCCGCCCACCCCGGATACGACAGCGCCGACGGCGACGACAGCGAATAG
- a CDS encoding phosphotransferase family protein, producing MTTTEELASRLAAKLTPVLGADVTVQNLRALTGGASRSTWAFDAVTGDRRHALILRTGAPDDLHAGMELEARAQAAAAAAGAPVPHVLIADDSPAALGNPFLICDEIAGETIVRRIQRQLDAAGGQAARAGLLGQCAQALAAIHRADPCIPGLADEDPLTQWRERLDAMGDTTATFEWAFRWLELNRPRKGPPSADVLVHGDYRMGNLIVDGSRLAAVLDWELVHRGDPYDDLAWFCIRAWRFGAPASLGAGGLGSIESFLRAYEQAGGTSVDRVAFHWWLVLATLRWGVICRYQAERHLTGQFRSVELAAIGRRVCETEWDLLDLLEEVPE from the coding sequence GTGACGACGACCGAGGAGCTGGCCTCTCGACTCGCCGCGAAACTCACGCCGGTGCTGGGTGCCGATGTCACGGTGCAGAACCTGCGCGCCTTGACCGGCGGCGCGAGCCGATCCACCTGGGCGTTCGACGCCGTCACCGGCGACCGGCGCCACGCGCTGATCCTGCGCACCGGCGCGCCCGACGACCTGCACGCCGGCATGGAGCTGGAGGCGCGCGCGCAGGCCGCGGCGGCCGCGGCCGGCGCCCCGGTCCCCCACGTCCTCATCGCCGACGATTCGCCTGCCGCACTGGGCAATCCATTTCTGATCTGCGACGAGATCGCGGGCGAGACCATCGTCCGGCGCATTCAGCGTCAGCTCGACGCCGCGGGTGGGCAAGCGGCCCGGGCGGGGCTGCTGGGGCAGTGCGCGCAGGCCCTGGCGGCCATTCACCGCGCCGACCCGTGCATCCCCGGCCTGGCGGACGAGGACCCGCTTACGCAGTGGCGTGAGCGGCTCGACGCCATGGGTGACACGACGGCCACGTTCGAGTGGGCGTTTCGCTGGCTCGAGCTCAACCGGCCTCGAAAGGGCCCGCCGTCGGCGGACGTCCTGGTGCACGGCGACTACCGGATGGGCAACCTCATCGTCGACGGCTCCCGCCTGGCCGCCGTCCTCGACTGGGAGCTGGTGCACCGCGGCGACCCGTACGACGACCTCGCCTGGTTCTGCATCCGGGCCTGGCGCTTCGGCGCCCCGGCCAGCCTCGGCGCGGGCGGCCTCGGCAGCATCGAGAGCTTCCTTCGCGCCTACGAACAGGCCGGCGGGACCAGCGTCGACCGGGTGGCGTTCCACTGGTGGCTGGTGCTGGCCACGCTGCGTTGGGGCGTGATCTGCCGCTACCAGGCGGAGCGGCATCTGACCGGTCAGTTCCGCTCGGTGGAACTGGCCGCGATCGGTCGCCGCGTGTGCGAGACCGAGTGGGACCTGCTCGACCTGCTCGAAGAGGTCCCCGAATGA
- a CDS encoding acyl-CoA dehydrogenase family protein — MDFTLPEHLPGLLTEMDEFIESEIKPLEREHIQYFDKRREHARTDWDNDGIPTREWEDLLAEMRRRADKAGWLRYGLPAALGGRDGTNVDMAVIREHLAHKGLGLHNDLQNESSIVGNFPQVIMMERFGTDEQRRLWSEALITGERSMAFGLTEPQHGSDATWLETRAQADGDGWVINGSKRFNTGVHRATHDLVFARTSGEPGQARGITAFLVPTDAPGFDIPYYWWTFNMPTDHGEVRLTDVRVPADAVLGEVDRGLEVAQTFLHENRIRQAASSLGAAQYCIDRAAEYAGQRSVFGKPLSVNQAVQWPLAELQTEAQMVRLLVAYAAWHLDRDHHMEVSDKVSMANYRANRLVCDAADRAMQIFGGLGYSRHEPFEHIYRHHRRYRITEGAEEIQIRRVAQRLFKFGK; from the coding sequence GTGGATTTCACACTGCCCGAACACCTTCCGGGCCTGCTCACCGAGATGGACGAGTTCATCGAGTCCGAGATCAAACCGCTGGAGCGCGAACACATCCAGTATTTCGACAAGCGCCGCGAACATGCCCGCACCGACTGGGACAACGATGGCATCCCCACCCGCGAGTGGGAGGACCTGCTCGCCGAGATGCGCAGACGCGCCGACAAGGCGGGCTGGCTGCGGTACGGGCTGCCGGCCGCGCTCGGCGGCCGGGACGGCACCAACGTCGACATGGCGGTCATCCGGGAACACCTCGCCCACAAGGGTCTTGGCCTGCACAACGACCTGCAGAACGAGTCCTCGATCGTCGGGAACTTCCCCCAGGTGATCATGATGGAGCGCTTCGGCACCGACGAGCAGCGACGGCTGTGGTCCGAGGCGCTGATCACCGGCGAACGGTCCATGGCGTTCGGCCTGACCGAGCCGCAGCACGGCTCGGACGCCACCTGGCTGGAGACGCGCGCGCAGGCCGACGGTGACGGCTGGGTGATCAACGGGTCCAAGCGGTTCAACACCGGGGTCCACCGCGCGACCCACGACCTTGTCTTCGCCCGCACGTCCGGTGAGCCGGGCCAGGCGCGGGGCATCACGGCGTTTCTGGTGCCGACGGATGCGCCCGGCTTCGACATTCCCTACTACTGGTGGACGTTCAACATGCCGACCGATCACGGCGAAGTCCGGTTGACCGACGTCCGGGTGCCCGCCGACGCGGTGCTCGGCGAGGTGGACCGCGGCCTGGAGGTCGCGCAGACGTTCTTGCACGAGAACAGGATTCGGCAGGCGGCCAGCAGCCTGGGCGCGGCGCAGTACTGCATCGACCGCGCCGCCGAATACGCCGGCCAACGGAGCGTCTTCGGCAAACCGCTGTCGGTCAACCAGGCAGTGCAGTGGCCGCTGGCCGAATTGCAGACGGAAGCCCAGATGGTGCGGCTGCTGGTGGCCTACGCCGCCTGGCACCTGGACCGGGACCACCACATGGAGGTCTCGGACAAGGTGTCGATGGCCAACTATCGGGCCAACCGACTCGTCTGCGACGCCGCCGACCGGGCCATGCAGATCTTCGGTGGCCTGGGCTACAGCCGCCACGAGCCGTTCGAGCACATCTATCGGCACCACCGCCGCTACCGGATCACCGAGGGCGCCGAGGAGATCCAGATTCGCCGGGTGGCGCAGCGGCTGTTTAAGTTTGGCAAGTGA
- a CDS encoding TetR/AcrR family transcriptional regulator: protein MPAQDTLTAKGRQTRQAIEQAARKLFAERGFHGTTLADITSAAGKSPAVFYRYFADKEDLLAALAESFLHDVVTPSGLSLELPESPDDDAFFTSVVTGYWNMFKQNIGIMIAVAQLAATQRRFAAVQNEFRRFGMDIVAASVRRAQEQGYGTELDPQHTAAAIALLFENFTTVFVGPSNLGIKISDTDAIATLSTIWKKTLYGA, encoded by the coding sequence ATGCCCGCCCAGGACACGCTCACCGCCAAGGGCCGCCAGACCAGGCAGGCCATCGAGCAAGCCGCACGAAAGCTGTTCGCGGAGCGTGGTTTCCACGGCACCACCCTGGCCGACATCACCTCGGCGGCGGGCAAGTCGCCCGCGGTGTTCTACCGGTATTTCGCCGACAAGGAGGACCTGCTCGCCGCCCTGGCCGAATCGTTCCTGCACGACGTCGTGACACCGTCCGGGCTGAGCCTCGAGCTGCCGGAATCGCCGGACGACGACGCCTTTTTCACCTCGGTGGTCACCGGCTACTGGAACATGTTCAAACAGAACATCGGCATCATGATCGCCGTGGCCCAGCTCGCCGCCACCCAGCGCCGGTTCGCGGCCGTGCAGAACGAATTCCGCCGTTTCGGCATGGACATCGTCGCAGCCTCGGTCCGCCGCGCCCAGGAGCAGGGCTACGGAACCGAGCTGGATCCGCAACACACCGCGGCGGCCATCGCCCTGCTGTTCGAGAACTTCACCACCGTGTTCGTCGGCCCCTCCAACCTGGGCATCAAGATCAGCGACACCGACGCCATCGCCACCCTGTCGACGATCTGGAAGAAAACCCTCTACGGCGCTTGA
- a CDS encoding hydroxymethylglutaryl-CoA lyase — MSGHVTIREVALRDGLQIETPIPLADKLELLAAIAATGVREVEATAFVSPSKVPSMADAAELAAHLHDYPDIEFSALVASPNGARRAVAAGLRSIEYVVAADDAFSMANVGRTSAEATAAIDEIVAIAHDGPSSFPVTVEVVIATAWDSPFEGPTPPRRVLDIAAAARDRGADRLSIADTIGTTTPGRVSSLIAQVLPVIGDLPLGGHFHNTRGCGLASAYAAVSSGVTRLDASVGGLGGCPFAPGATGNIATEDLVYLLRDSGIDVDVDLQAAIAAAGVAKSVVGHDLPSALLRAGDRMRT, encoded by the coding sequence ATGAGCGGGCACGTGACCATCCGCGAGGTCGCGCTGCGCGACGGCCTGCAGATCGAGACGCCGATCCCGTTGGCGGACAAGCTCGAACTGCTGGCGGCGATCGCCGCGACCGGGGTCCGCGAGGTGGAGGCCACCGCGTTCGTCTCGCCGTCGAAGGTGCCGTCGATGGCCGACGCCGCCGAGCTCGCCGCGCACCTGCACGACTACCCCGACATCGAGTTCTCCGCCCTGGTGGCCAGCCCGAACGGCGCCAGGCGTGCCGTCGCGGCGGGGCTGCGCTCGATCGAGTACGTGGTGGCCGCCGACGACGCGTTCAGCATGGCCAACGTCGGGCGGACCAGCGCCGAGGCCACCGCGGCGATCGACGAGATCGTCGCCATCGCGCACGACGGCCCCTCAAGCTTTCCGGTGACCGTCGAGGTGGTCATCGCCACCGCGTGGGACTCACCGTTCGAAGGCCCCACCCCGCCCCGGCGGGTGCTCGACATCGCCGCGGCCGCCCGCGACCGCGGCGCCGACCGCCTGTCGATCGCCGACACGATCGGCACCACCACCCCGGGGCGCGTGAGCTCCCTGATCGCACAGGTGCTTCCGGTGATCGGCGACCTGCCGCTGGGCGGTCATTTCCACAACACCCGCGGCTGCGGGCTGGCCAGCGCCTACGCCGCGGTCAGCTCCGGAGTGACCCGACTGGACGCCTCGGTCGGCGGCCTGGGCGGTTGTCCGTTCGCACCGGGGGCCACCGGTAACATCGCCACCGAGGATTTGGTGTACCTGCTGCGCGACAGCGGCATCGACGTCGACGTCGACCTGCAGGCCGCCATCGCCGCGGCCGGCGTGGCGAAGTCCGTTGTCGGCCACGACCTGCCGAGCGCGCTGCTGCGGGCCGGCGACCGGATGCGCACCTGA
- a CDS encoding CaiB/BaiF CoA transferase family protein: protein MAPAGPLDGIRVLELGTLIAGPFAGRLLGDMGADVIKVEPPGAPDPLRTWGQAELDGEHVFWTVHARNKRAVTLDLRRPRGRELFCDLVEKSDIVVENFRPGTLEKWDLGYDVLSARNPGIILVRVSGYGQTGPDARKAGYASVAEAASGLRHLNGFPGGPPPRLALSLGDSLAGMFGAQGALAALYRRGVTGRGQVVDVALTESCLAVQESTIPDYDVGGVVRGPSGTRLEGIAPSNIYRSADGSWVVIAANQDTVFARLCKAMGRPELAVDDRFATHVARGRNQDTLDEIIGAWAAEREPGDIIETLSAAGVIAGPINTVAEVVNDPQLRARGMLVEHYDERVRRNVLGPGIVPVLSESPGRVRAAGPARPGQHNDDVYIGLLGKSAEELDELRAEVVI from the coding sequence ATGGCACCGGCCGGACCGCTGGACGGCATCCGGGTGCTCGAGCTCGGCACGTTGATCGCGGGCCCCTTCGCCGGCCGGTTGCTGGGCGACATGGGCGCCGACGTCATCAAGGTGGAACCGCCCGGCGCCCCCGACCCGTTGCGCACCTGGGGTCAGGCCGAGCTCGACGGGGAGCACGTCTTCTGGACCGTCCACGCGCGCAACAAGAGGGCGGTCACCCTGGACCTGCGCCGCCCACGCGGCCGCGAACTGTTCTGCGACCTCGTCGAGAAGTCCGACATCGTCGTGGAGAACTTCCGCCCGGGGACGCTGGAGAAATGGGACCTGGGCTACGACGTGCTCAGCGCCCGCAACCCGGGCATCATCCTGGTCCGGGTGTCCGGTTACGGGCAGACCGGGCCCGACGCCCGCAAGGCCGGCTATGCCTCGGTGGCCGAGGCGGCCAGCGGGCTGCGGCACCTCAACGGTTTCCCCGGCGGCCCGCCGCCCCGGCTCGCGCTCTCCCTCGGCGACAGCCTGGCCGGCATGTTCGGCGCCCAGGGTGCGCTGGCCGCGCTGTACCGCCGCGGCGTCACCGGGCGCGGCCAGGTTGTGGACGTCGCGCTGACCGAATCCTGTTTGGCCGTGCAGGAATCCACCATTCCCGACTACGACGTCGGCGGCGTGGTGCGTGGACCGTCGGGCACCCGGCTGGAGGGCATCGCGCCGTCCAACATCTACCGCAGCGCCGACGGCTCGTGGGTGGTGATCGCCGCCAACCAGGACACCGTCTTCGCCCGGCTGTGCAAGGCGATGGGCCGCCCGGAGCTGGCCGTCGACGACCGGTTCGCCACGCACGTCGCGCGCGGGCGCAACCAGGACACGCTCGACGAGATCATCGGCGCGTGGGCCGCGGAACGTGAGCCCGGTGACATCATCGAAACCCTCAGCGCCGCGGGGGTGATCGCCGGTCCGATCAACACGGTCGCGGAGGTGGTCAACGACCCGCAGCTGCGGGCCCGCGGCATGCTCGTCGAGCACTACGACGAGCGGGTGCGGCGCAACGTCCTGGGCCCGGGCATCGTCCCGGTGCTCTCGGAGTCCCCGGGCCGGGTCCGCGCCGCCGGTCCCGCCCGGCCCGGCCAGCACAACGACGACGTCTACATCGGGCTGCTGGGCAAGAGCGCCGAGGAGCTCGACGAGCTGCGGGCGGAGGTGGTGATATGA
- a CDS encoding alpha/beta hydrolase family protein — translation MTTRHEYDRFPYLVAFQNDSGVRDVYGGLAEITVLESYLLKPKDKPSDTVLVFMHPIGGGAYLPMINALARAGHHVIYCNSRFRGTDSALLMEKVVEDLGECIKDAKKRLGYQKVVLAGWSGGGSLSVFYQQQAQHPTITSSPSGDGPDLTALDLIPADGIMLLAAHISRHGTLTEWLDASILDESDPTKRDPELDLYNPDNPNQPPYRQEFLARYRRAQVMRNRRITAWVKEKLAELRAAGRPDEEFCFVVHGTMADPRWLDPTVDPNERTPGTCYLGDPQVVNMSPVGLARFSTLRGWLSQWSYDDARGDGVACGADLAVPALVIGNLADDACTPSHTRRLFDAIGHHDKEMHEIPGATHYYAGPDQRDKLRAAVDIVTDWLVRHDFAGRQ, via the coding sequence ATGACGACCCGCCACGAATACGACCGATTCCCCTATCTCGTTGCCTTCCAGAACGATTCCGGCGTCCGCGACGTGTACGGCGGCCTCGCCGAGATCACGGTGCTGGAGAGCTACCTGCTCAAGCCGAAGGACAAGCCGTCGGACACCGTGCTGGTGTTCATGCATCCCATCGGCGGCGGCGCCTACCTGCCGATGATCAATGCGCTGGCCCGGGCCGGCCACCACGTCATCTACTGCAACAGCCGGTTCCGCGGCACGGACTCGGCGCTGCTGATGGAGAAGGTCGTCGAGGACCTCGGCGAGTGCATCAAGGACGCCAAGAAGCGGCTGGGCTATCAGAAGGTGGTGCTGGCGGGGTGGAGTGGCGGCGGCTCGCTGTCGGTGTTCTACCAGCAGCAGGCCCAGCACCCGACCATCACGTCGAGCCCGTCGGGGGACGGCCCGGACCTGACCGCCCTGGACCTGATCCCCGCCGACGGCATCATGCTGCTGGCGGCGCACATCAGCCGGCACGGCACGCTGACCGAATGGCTCGACGCGTCGATCCTCGACGAATCCGACCCCACCAAGCGCGATCCCGAGCTGGACCTGTACAACCCGGACAACCCGAACCAGCCGCCCTACCGCCAAGAATTCCTGGCCCGGTATCGCCGGGCACAGGTGATGCGCAACCGCCGGATCACCGCGTGGGTCAAGGAGAAGCTGGCCGAACTGAGGGCCGCCGGACGTCCGGACGAGGAGTTCTGCTTCGTGGTGCACGGCACCATGGCCGACCCGCGCTGGCTGGACCCGACCGTCGATCCCAACGAACGCACCCCGGGAACCTGCTACCTGGGGGATCCTCAGGTGGTGAACATGAGCCCCGTCGGGCTGGCCCGCTTCTCCACGCTGCGGGGCTGGCTCTCGCAATGGAGTTACGACGACGCCCGCGGCGACGGGGTGGCCTGCGGCGCCGACCTCGCGGTCCCGGCGCTGGTGATCGGCAACCTGGCCGACGACGCCTGCACCCCCAGCCACACCCGACGGCTCTTCGACGCGATCGGGCATCACGACAAGGAGATGCACGAAATTCCCGGCGCCACCCACTATTACGCGGGGCCCGACCAGCGCGACAAGCTGCGCGCGGCCGTCGACATCGTCACCGACTGGCTGGTCCGTCACGACTTCGCGGGCAGGCAATGA
- a CDS encoding homogentisate 1,2-dioxygenase, producing MESFVHMRKGKTPRRLHADLDGLKDDELGRGGFTGRTANLYRRHDPTAYRSVGPLRPVDVLAGELKPSDATDADGGPLLMFSNADCRILLSRRHEPMPFYVRHVDGDLLCFVHRGAGLLETEFGPLRYSEGDWVYLPKACTWRQVPDGETTLLMVEATDEFRVPPPGPLGRHFPFDPSQATIPEPAPIDDDGRDEYEVRLIHEGGPTTLFYQHHPLDVEGWRGDNFAFTFNIADYNVVTSDSVHLPPTVHLFMQATGVYVMNFLPKPAEGVPGTERTPWYHRNVDYDEIAFFHGGSLYGIPMPPGLISHAPQGVHHGAPEKARERARRKFDDYSRVDWQVIAVDTRRRLTPSAEVLAHDLGQH from the coding sequence ATGGAATCCTTCGTCCACATGCGAAAAGGCAAGACGCCGCGGCGCCTGCATGCCGACCTCGACGGCCTCAAGGACGACGAGCTCGGCCGGGGCGGATTCACCGGCCGCACCGCGAACCTCTACCGCCGTCACGACCCCACCGCCTACCGGTCGGTCGGCCCGCTGCGCCCCGTCGACGTGCTGGCCGGCGAGCTCAAGCCCAGCGATGCCACCGACGCCGACGGCGGTCCCCTGCTGATGTTCAGCAACGCCGACTGCCGAATCCTGTTGAGCCGTCGCCACGAGCCGATGCCGTTCTACGTACGCCATGTCGACGGCGACCTGCTGTGCTTCGTGCACCGGGGCGCCGGTCTGCTCGAAACCGAGTTCGGCCCCCTGCGTTACTCCGAAGGCGACTGGGTCTACCTACCCAAGGCGTGCACCTGGCGCCAGGTGCCGGATGGCGAGACGACGCTGCTCATGGTCGAGGCGACCGACGAATTCCGGGTGCCCCCGCCCGGGCCGCTCGGCCGGCACTTCCCGTTCGACCCGTCGCAGGCCACCATCCCCGAACCGGCACCCATCGACGACGACGGACGCGACGAGTACGAGGTCCGGCTGATCCACGAAGGCGGGCCGACAACGCTGTTCTACCAACACCATCCGCTCGACGTCGAGGGCTGGCGCGGTGACAACTTCGCGTTCACCTTCAACATCGCCGACTACAACGTCGTGACCTCCGACAGCGTGCACCTGCCGCCGACGGTGCACCTGTTCATGCAGGCCACCGGCGTCTACGTGATGAACTTCCTGCCGAAGCCGGCCGAAGGGGTTCCGGGGACCGAGCGCACTCCGTGGTATCACCGCAACGTCGACTATGACGAGATCGCCTTCTTCCACGGCGGCTCGCTCTACGGCATCCCGATGCCGCCCGGCCTGATTTCCCATGCGCCGCAAGGCGTTCACCACGGCGCACCGGAAAAGGCCCGGGAACGGGCGCGCCGCAAGTTCGACGACTACTCCCGCGTCGATTGGCAAGTGATCGCCGTCGACACCCGCCGGCGCCTGACCCCCTCGGCCGAGGTGCTGGCGCACGACTTAGGACAACACTGA
- a CDS encoding NADPH:quinone oxidoreductase family protein, with product MRAARVTRLDGPDAIEVAEVDEPSGDGVVVEVHAAGAAFPDALLTRGLYQYRPEPPFVLGAEIAGVVRSAPGDAHVQAGDRVVGLTMLSGGMAEVAILQPDRVFKLPDNVSFEAGAGLLFNDLTVYFALTVRGRLAQGETVLVQGAAGGIGTSTLRLAPLLGASRTIAVVSTEEKADVATAAGATDVVLADGFKDAVKELTGGRGVDVVLDPVGGDRFTDSLRSLAPGGRLLVVGFTGGDIPTVKVNRLLLNNIDVVGVGWGAWTATHPNALAEQWAGLEMLLSSGRLAAPNPEVYPLDEAAAAVASLENRTAKGKVVVRVRN from the coding sequence ATGCGAGCTGCACGGGTGACCCGGCTGGACGGTCCGGACGCGATCGAGGTGGCGGAGGTCGACGAACCGTCGGGTGACGGCGTGGTCGTCGAGGTGCACGCCGCCGGTGCCGCCTTCCCCGACGCCCTGCTGACCCGGGGCCTCTATCAGTACCGCCCCGAGCCGCCGTTCGTGCTGGGGGCCGAGATCGCCGGGGTGGTGCGCTCGGCGCCGGGCGACGCACACGTGCAGGCCGGCGACCGGGTCGTCGGACTGACCATGCTCAGCGGCGGCATGGCCGAGGTCGCAATCCTGCAGCCCGACCGGGTGTTCAAGCTTCCCGACAACGTGAGTTTCGAGGCGGGTGCCGGCCTGCTGTTCAACGACCTGACGGTGTACTTCGCCCTGACGGTGCGCGGCCGGCTGGCCCAGGGCGAGACGGTGCTGGTGCAGGGCGCCGCCGGCGGCATCGGGACGTCGACGCTGCGGCTGGCGCCGCTGCTCGGGGCGTCGCGCACCATCGCCGTGGTCAGCACCGAAGAGAAGGCGGACGTCGCGACGGCCGCCGGGGCCACCGACGTGGTGCTCGCCGACGGGTTCAAGGACGCGGTCAAGGAGCTGACCGGCGGACGCGGCGTCGACGTCGTGCTCGACCCGGTCGGCGGCGACCGGTTCACCGATTCGCTACGGTCCCTCGCCCCCGGCGGGCGGCTGCTGGTCGTCGGCTTCACCGGCGGGGACATCCCGACGGTGAAGGTGAACCGGTTGCTGCTCAACAACATTGACGTGGTGGGCGTGGGCTGGGGGGCGTGGACCGCGACGCACCCGAACGCGCTGGCCGAGCAGTGGGCCGGGCTCGAGATGCTGCTCAGCTCGGGCCGGCTGGCCGCACCCAACCCCGAGGTCTATCCCCTGGATGAGGCCGCCGCCGCGGTGGCGTCCCTGGAGAACCGCACCGCCAAGGGCAAGGTCGTGGTGCGCGTCCGGAATTGA
- a CDS encoding acrylyl-CoA reductase family protein has product MDTFQALVAREDGDRITASVETLSDSDLPPGEVTIRVLYSSVNYKDALALTPRGGVVRGYPVVPGIDLTGEVVESQSPDFPVGEQVLAHGYQIGTGHHGGYAQYARLPADQVVALGALSPRDGAAIGTAGFTAAMSVQALIDWGVQPGAGSVVVTGASGGVGSVSVDLLAAAGYRVVASTGKESAAGLLKELGAAEVIGRLPEDPDAKPRPLAKARWAAAVDCVGGATLADVLSAVDYGGAVACSGLTGGPALHTTVMPFILRGVALLGMDSVLMPIDRRRKLWALLGDSLRPRHLDALISEVDVKDVVEVLDQVRAGKFTGRAVVRVADGF; this is encoded by the coding sequence ATGGACACGTTTCAAGCGCTCGTCGCCCGCGAAGATGGTGACCGGATAACCGCCTCGGTCGAGACATTGAGCGACTCGGATCTGCCGCCCGGTGAGGTGACGATCCGGGTGCTCTATTCGAGCGTCAACTACAAGGACGCGTTGGCGCTGACCCCGCGCGGCGGCGTGGTGCGCGGCTACCCGGTGGTGCCGGGTATCGACCTGACCGGCGAGGTCGTCGAGTCGCAGTCCCCCGACTTCCCCGTCGGCGAGCAGGTGCTGGCCCACGGGTATCAGATCGGCACCGGCCACCACGGCGGCTACGCGCAATACGCGCGGCTGCCGGCCGACCAGGTCGTCGCGCTCGGCGCGTTGAGCCCGCGCGATGGCGCCGCGATCGGGACCGCCGGCTTCACCGCCGCGATGAGCGTGCAGGCGCTGATCGACTGGGGCGTCCAGCCCGGCGCCGGATCGGTGGTCGTCACCGGCGCCTCCGGCGGCGTGGGCTCGGTCAGCGTCGATTTGCTGGCCGCCGCGGGGTATCGGGTGGTCGCCTCGACCGGGAAGGAGTCGGCGGCCGGGCTGCTGAAAGAGCTTGGCGCCGCGGAGGTTATCGGCCGGCTGCCGGAGGATCCCGACGCCAAACCGCGGCCGCTGGCCAAGGCGCGCTGGGCGGCCGCGGTGGATTGCGTGGGCGGCGCGACGCTGGCCGACGTGCTCAGTGCCGTCGACTACGGCGGGGCGGTGGCCTGTAGCGGCCTGACGGGTGGTCCCGCGTTGCACACCACGGTGATGCCGTTCATCTTGCGCGGTGTCGCGCTGCTCGGGATGGATTCGGTGCTGATGCCGATCGACCGGCGCCGCAAACTGTGGGCGCTGCTGGGTGATTCGTTGCGTCCGCGTCATCTGGACGCGCTCATCAGCGAGGTCGACGTCAAGGACGTGGTCGAGGTGCTGGACCAGGTGCGCGCCGGCAAGTTCACCGGGCGGGCGGTGGTGCGGGTCGCCGACGGATTTTGA